The nucleotide sequence AGGATATATTAGAAGTTGAAGTaggaagggagccagggaggCCGATGGCGCAAAGGGTACGTATTAAAAAACAATTGTGGAACTCAAATGTGAGATTAAATTGAAACGTGGCCGAAAGACACTGctaaaaagtttccttttttctctgtatttttgaaTGAGGCTCCTAAAGCCGTGGCCTAAAGCGAGAGAATTTATTCAGTGCATTTGTAGACTTATGTATGTTACATGTAATTAATTCAAGTAATCAAGTTTTCTATAGAATCCTAACCAGCAGCtatctaaataaaaatacaagctcAGGCAAtcatctgtttaaaaaacaaaaacaaaaggcgCTAGATACCTAATGCTATAAAGTGAGTGGTTCAGGGAGCAGAagtttaaagctatttttaaagtaaaataagcaGCTAGAAACTTCTGATGTGTTACTGCTTATGCTCATCTTTTAATATCATTAGAAGTATTTAgctttttttaagcaaataactTTGTCATCGTGTAATGGCTTTTGGGGTCGGAAAACATTCatcttttaaaagtgattttaatgTGCATGGATTTTTATAAAAGGTAATACTTGGAAAGTTTTTGTTAGAAAAGCCCTTCACTAATTGGATACTAAGCACACAGCGACtcactttaaaaatgcaatactAATTTCCCCAATATTCCTATTTGAATGGAAATGTAGTGAGAGTCAAGTGAGACAATGACAACCCAACTGAGGTAGTTTCTTAAAAGACAGGGGGGTCTACAGAAAGCCTTCCCTGCATAATTTGCGTCCTGGCCCTCAAAGCCCTGTTTGCAAAAGAAAGTTACTAGGCTGACACATTCTTCTTTACTCCTTTGGTTCAGGCAAATGTCAGCGTTCTTCCAAACTATTTTCACACCTCTGGCTTTAAGGACATGAAAGTGGCAGTtcctcttttctttgaaaatcattTCACTCTCCGTGCCTCCAATTCTTGGGAAAAGAACTTGCCTGGGATGAAGCAATGAGAAAAATCTAAATAGCTAAATTTTGCACCCCAAAATAATGACAATCAATATGAAAGTAGTTTTTCTGAAGAAAGAAGATAGGGGTTGTACGTGCATTTGCTTTTGAATTTACACCTGATGAGTTACATTTGCCTCATTGACTTTTAGTCTGGGGGAAAAGTTCTTAACagtggagaaaacagaataaCTGCTCCAACTATAGATTTCCTTTAACTTTGAGGGAAAATTGCCCAATTCTAAATTCAGCTCTAATGAACATGAAAAACTACCTTTCTCTGAGTTTCACTTATGAGAAGGCCAGTTAGTTTTGTGTAATCTAGCAGAGTTTGTCttggaaagcaaaggaaatgcAGGGTCTTGCAGGACTGCCTTAACCCCACGCtggcagagaaataaaatgagaagccTGTCTGAATTCATGTGCTTAGCTTAGCTGTTCCCAtcgtaacttttttttttttttttttaattccccctGATGGGAAGGGGCTGTGAAACTAGGCGGGTTTGCTGCACTGTCCTGGCACGttttattattgtgattttgaATTTCCTCCTCTAGAGACATGCACGTTTTACCTTCCGCCCTCTGGGAAAatgcctccctttctttccttctttcttccctccttccttgccaAAGGATCCTGAATTTCTGAACTAGTTGATAGGGACACAAGTTAGGGCAAGACCATTCATCTCAGCCGAGACTCAGAGAATCCTAGGATTTTtactttagaaattatttttaaaataaaaaccctcaacttGAGAGATGCAAGGCCACTGAATTCTGGGTTGAAGGATCCAGCTGGACTGACATTATATAAGCTCCATGCCCTGCCGGTTCCCCATTTGCCGGCCTGGCCTTCTGAACCTTGTTTTCTCCTGTTTGTCATGCAGTACGACGATTTACCCCATTACGGGGGCATGGATGGAGTAGGCATCCCCTCCACGATGTATGGGGACCCGCATGCGGCCAGGTCCATGCAGCCGGTCCACCACCTGAACCACGGGCCTCCTCTGCACTCGCATCAGTACCCGCACACAGCTCACACCAACGCCATGGCCCCCAGCATGGGTTCCTCCGTCAATGACGCTTTAAAGAGAGATAAAGATGCCATTTATGGGTAGGTACGACGGGCAGCAGGTTAAGTGGTAGAGACGCGATGTTTCCTCTGTTTCCCTGTGCCTTTGGTAAAAGGAAAGCCAGAGCTCTGTGGATTGGAGGTACATTATTCGGTAACTTTTCATTCGCATTGCATGGAGGATTTGGGAAGGCGGCCTGCCGTCCCGGacgccccccacctccacacacGCTCCGCGCTTGCCCAGCGTCCAGCTCCGCCGAGGCCGTGCCGGCGAAGGGGTCGCCCTGCAGGAGGAGTTGCCAAAGGTCCTTCGTCCCCTCTCACACCCTGGTTCTGTAGTTCAGCGGGTTGGAGTCCTCGCTTGCTGGGCTTCGCTGGGAGAGCGTTGGGGATTTCTAAATGTAGGCGCCTTTGTGTTGGAACGAAACTTTTAGTTTAAGGGAAAATCTTTTAAGCCACTGATTGTTCTGACTTGCTAAGTTTACTCAGCAACCTTATGCTGGCTCGGCCGCCGCACAATAAAAATCAAGGGAGGACAGTTGCAGGTCAGGCAAGGGGGAACATGCTTTGCATTTAGGGAGTTTGACCACCGTAGGCAAGGAGAGAGCTCGCTCTGAATTGTTATAGACATCAAGAAACTTCTAGCCGGTTTAGTACTTTGTGTTCAAAGGCGAAGCCTGAAGGATCTGGAAGTAGGTGTGGGGTGCTGTCAGGCCAATGTGGTTTTCAGACTGTGGTTTACACCGTATTCTCCCAGGCCAGTCGATTAGACCCTGGGCTGGTAAAATCTTTCCAAAGTCACttgtgcctactgtgtgctcatGAATTTGGGGACCTCTTTTTACTTTGCAgcaacttttatttctatttatgtcttcttttgaaaatatccGGCAACCCCGACCCTCCCCAGCTGCGAACCCTTTCTGCTTTATCTCCTGGTCCCTTGTGCGATGGGCCGGTTGAAATCCCAGCGTTCTCTCCGCAGCGTTAACTGCAAATGGCTTAGGCTCCAGGACAGAACATTTGGGGAAGCTTTGAAAAGGACCCCAAACTGTTAAATTTCCGGCTGGGCTGTGAGAGCTAATAAAAGACTTGAGACACCTCCTTGAGCATTAggagaagcttttttttttttttttttttttttttcttttatgggttgAGATAAGCGACATCTAGGCCCCTGGAAATACTAGCTGCTTTGCCATTCCGTAGAGACAAAAATGAAAGGCTTTACCGCAGGGACATTTGAAGGAACTTTTCTTTTGCGGGTAGTGGGGGCCATTGACTAAGGGAGAGACATGTGCAGGGAGCTGTGGAGGAGGCTTCCTGCTCTCCGAGGGCCGCGGGGTCCGGGATCGGTAGGCGCAGCCCGCTGACAGTCGGCCCGCAGCCACAGAGGTCCCTTCCCCAAGTTAGCTGAGCGCCTGCCACCGAGGTCCCCCGAGTCTTGGGCTCCGCGAGGCTGCCTTGGAGGAACCCACTTGCACGAGCCCTCCCGACCCCTGCGCCCAGCGCCTTTCTCCTCCACCAGGTCCTAGATGTGCAGCGGAGGGACGAGGGCTTGTCGGGGTGGGAAACTTAATTCAAAATGGCTGCTGGAACCGCTTGGGTTTTATTCTTAGCAAATGTTACCAATTTCTCCGGCCAGATAGGCTGAACCGACCCTCAGATAAGGTCCCTGGCTTAGGGCCTCCGGTTTCGGAGGCCTAGGAGGAAGGGGAGGCGAGCAGTcacctgggggcggggaggggggaggaaaaaagTAGATGACAAAATCAGAGAGAGGGTCCCTGCCTCGAGCTCCTCTGGCTGTTTTTCTTGGGCGCCTTTTTCACTGACTCAGGACTAACCATTGTGTTGTTTGTGACTGTTGTATTTTCTTGCAGAcaccccctcttccctctcttagCACTGATTTTTGAGAAATGTGAATTAGCTACTTGTACCCCCCGCGAGCCGGGGGTGGCGGGCGGGGACGTCTGCTCGTCAGAGTCATTCAATGAAGATATAGCCGTGTTCGCCAAACAGGTCagcaaaatatatgtttaaaaagtaaagaaaaaagaaaaaagaaagaaagagaaactcccTCCCCCATCCAGCACATTTTCAAAAGTAACCAGCAAATTAGTCCACCCTAAGCCATGCCTGTGACATCTACCCTAGGGTTTTCTTCCTATATGAGTGTCTGCGGACGACTCAAAATCACCCATAGGCTTTGCAACTCACGCTCCAAAACCTAACGCAGAAAGCCcactctataaaataaaatcacaaacccTACACGCTGTAGCCGCCTTGGTCTTGGCGAGCAGGGCAGCGTCCTCTAGAAGCGTACTTTTGCTGGTGGAAGAAACCCTGAGCCCTGGGCTTGTTGTTGGCTTATTTGATTCACATTGAAGTGTTTCTGCGAGGGATGCACTCGGTGTCACCGAGTCCTTCCCGGAGGTTACATCTTGCCCCCGACAGTGTAATGAGGCAAGAAACCAGGAAAGCGACCAGatttcaaatgttctttctccccccccccccttctcactTGTATTTAGATTCGCGCAGAAAaacctctattttcttctaatccAGAACTGGATAACTTGGTAAGAGCGGAcccctacctccccacccccatctcccctccccccaagccaCCAGCTTTGCTTTAAAGAGCCCCAAGGTTTCTAGACGGGTCTTCCCGTAGCTGCAAGGCGGCTGCAAACGTTTCTGTCCACGGACAAGTGGTCCCGGGCAAGATCCCGGGGAAATAAATTCATCTCGAGAGGGGCCGGGCAAGCCCGCGCGGGGAAACGCgagcttttgttttttatgacaGCCGGGCAGCACAGCTCTAATCAGCGCTGGGATTTATCTCCGGGCTTGTCAGCGTATGTGCTTAAACTTTGCGGACTTCCCAGCCCTCAAAGTCGCGTCACGAGGGCAGCAACTGGGCAAGAGCCCCCAAACCACCAGTATGCCTGAAAGGTGTGAGGAAAGCAGCAGAAAGTTTGCAGTGTGAAAAGCCACAACTGGGGGACCGTTTGGAATATTTTCCGTGCACTCCTTACTTGGAAACATCTAGTCCAGGGATGTGGCCCTTTCGGTGGGGTGGGGCCAGTGGGGCTGAGAAAGGGAAGAGCCATGGGGGAGGAGAGTGTTTATGATCCCTACTTAgatgctttgttgttgttttagctattttttttctccttaagaaaTATAAACCTCTAGATGGTACCCAGTCACTGCTATTAACTTTTAGTGTTATTGCCATAAATCAAAATAACTCtatttactggggggggggggggggtaggctgGAGATGCTAGAGCTGTGACAGCCAATTTTCTGCAAACTAGGAATAGGGTGCTCATTCTTTTTGTATCTTTGCAGATGATTCAAGCCATACAAGTATTAAGGTTTCATCTGTTGGAATTAGAGAAGGTAATTTCTCTagcctcttttccttttgctttcccctcacccccaaactcaagggggtggggtggggtggggtgggggggaggttcTGAATGGCTGAAGTTCAGGCTTCTGAGACATTTGcataaatgtctttctttctggTAATTAGTGTCAAGGCCAATCTTAGCGTCCATTTCTCTTTGCGGTTTAATTACAATTTCAGCCACTAAAACCGGCATCTCAAATGCCCTAGCCTTGTATTCATTCTTAATACTTTGCTAGCTTTGTATAAATAGTTGCAATTCTATGCATCTCCCTTGATGTTTAGAATGCTGTTGTGAGTTTGGTTCACAGGTTATACctttgtgatctcttctcttcctcttccccctcttcttTGCTACctctgggtgggtgggaggggggttttgtttagttttagtgAGTTTCTGGAAGACAGTCTGAGAGCAGCGGCAGGTTAGACACagaggagaggtggagggggaggaggaggagtgggcagggagtctggaggaggtggtgggggaggcaCATTAAACCTTTTGCAGAGACAAAGCAGAGTTGATAGTTGTGTCAATTTCTTGAATCTGTGAATCCTGCACACACCCCACCTTCACACTCAAGAAAGGGTGTGGGATAACATGATTTTGCTAGCTGTTCTATAAATCTCAGCAATAAAAACTTAATGCATTGTAATTCAAACTAACATTAAATTGCAAGCACACTGGGGTTTCTTGTGAGTTTTTGCATGTCAGTGATGCCTGGGGCCTGTAAGACTGCTCCACTTATACCTAAATATTTCGAagcattctttttcctttttccttttttttttttttttttttgatcagttTGATACCTTTTCGTggctgtagggttttttttttttttcatatcatgaGTACTGgcaatttgattttcttctatttttttaaagtgtcctaAAATATGCTTTTTTCAGGTAGAATCCCTAATTACAAATGTTATCAGGACTTGGGCTATCAAACATATACCCTATACCACCACAGTACTGGTCTTtggagatatatagatatatatagggagaaagatatatagatatagatattgatatgtatatacacccacatatatagtaatatatgtcttcatatattacatatatatatatatatatatatatatattcacatttttctcttagACACGCTGGAAAAGGTCTTATGATAAAGTAAGTGGATGAAATTAAATAGTTTACCTTAAATGTCACCCACGCAGGTCACCTCTCTAATGGCCACAGCCCTGGGAGCAGATGAATTTAACACGGGTGTTGAATATGTTGTAGCCTGTGAATCATCTTGTCACTGTCAATTTTCTGGGATATCTCTATTttgcaagaaaagaaagttattcCTAATTCTGGATGCGTCTGGGGGTCTCTGGAGGACAATTGCTCTGTGTTTCCCTATTTGGAAGTTTGAATCTCACAAGGGGGGTGGATTGCACTTGTCAATGTCATTTATGCACTCCtgattatatttccatttttttatttctgtcataaTGTAGGTACACGAATTATGTGACAATTTCTGCCACCGGTATATTAGCTGTTTGAAAGGGAAAATGCCTATCGATTTGGTGATAGACGATAGAGAAGGAGGATCAAAATCAGACAGTGAAGATATAACAAGATCAGCAAATCTAACCGACCAGGTATGCGTTTTTCAATTTCAACatccctgggaaaaaaaaatctgtatgcatATTGCTTGCTGGGTCACTACCACCTccttttattatttgcatatgaTTAAGTCCCTTTTAGATACATTTCCATCgaaatgaaaatttttgaataatGTGGCTATTATTGCTTCATTAAGGCTGGCTCTGGGATTCGACCTGGAGAGATGAGCTTGTAAAAGCTTTGCCTGCAAACTTGACCTGTTTCTTGTcgcttttaatttttgtctttattttatttaccctGTATAATAATGGGAGTGTTAACTGCCAGTGACCGCCTGATTGCAGGGCTGTGTTCTGGAgcgttttttcccccttctattTCGAAGAAAAGGAAAGGGTAGGGTctgcttatttcttattttattaggaATAAACCCAAGATAGGTGGTCTAAGAGAGACAGCAAGGGTTTGAAATCTAGCAAATGCTGGCTATTTTCTCCCTGTCTATACGGTTCATTAGCCTGTCTTGTCAGTTTTCCTCGGCCGAACGCTTCTAGACCTCACTGAACATTGCTTTGTGCGGTGCTCGCTGCAAGCTCGCCCATTTTATTGTACTTAGTAGAAAAAATAAGACCAGGCCGAGgttataaaaacagataaatatggacgtttctcttcctcctttccactcATCCTCCAGCTGGTAGTGCACTGGGCCCTGTGGGTTGGCAGCTTTTGGAAGCGTCAAGGGCACCCCGGGAAATTCCCTCGGTGTGGCCGTGGGGGACCTCGCGCCGCCTTCGCTCTCCACTGCCAGCCTTTGCTTGCTTCGCCCCCTCCTTTCTGGTCCTCCCTGCAGGCCCTTCTTCCGCTGCGTTGCTAAGTGGGGACGACTTTTATTTGGaattgctggggggggggggttctctccctctctcaacccAGCACCACTGTTTGCtcccagtctctccctctcctgtcgCTGCGTCTCTGGATTGGCCCAAAGAAGTTGCAAAAATGCAATGAAAGTGAAAACCTGAGGAGCGGGTGAGATGAAACGGGCTCAGAACAGCTCTCCGTTGCGAATTGCTGCAACGCGAATAGAGATTTGGGTTGCGGGTCTCCTCTGGCCTCTCCATAAATGAGTGAAGGCCCAGAGTCGTTTCTCTTTCTGACTTGGCACGTGAGTTCCGTCTTGTGGGGGGAGAGATCAGCCTGCCTTTGTTAAGCCAAAAGACGGGCAGGCGTGTAGAGTTTTCCTTTGCAAGCTCTGCCACGGTCACTGTTGGCTAGCGGCTATCTTGCAAAGTCCTTGCAGGAGTGTCCGACTCCTGGGTCTTGGTGTCCTCTTTAAGTTTTCTTCTCTCAACATCACCCTCTTAAAGTACATTCCCAGCTTGGATTTCTTTCGGTAATCCCACGACAGGGCTGAATTCCTCCTTTCCCcatgagcagtggagggcagGCAGAGCTGAGCTTTAAAAGCGCCAGAGCGCCAGGTCTTTACTATTATTTGGCAAGTTGCAAACTTTCGGCAGTGTAGACGAGTGCACAGTACAGACGGTCTGCTCAATCCCTGCGCGGCCCCGCCGAGGTGGGAACACTGCAGGCAGCTCCCGGCCCGGCCCCGGGCCCTGCGGGCTGCCGGGCCTCCCGCCTGGTTCAGCCCGCCAGCCCTCACCCTGGAGCTGTTAAATGCAGATTCCGCTGAGGAACCCTCGGGTAGCTGCTGTTGAATAAAAATTGTAATCCAACAAGCCTAACTAGAAAATGGGATTCTAAGAGCTCCGGAGTGCTGGGTACATAAAGCTATTTGAGCAAATTACAAGAATCGCTTAGGGGCATGAATGAAATCAACACTTTA is from Panthera uncia isolate 11264 chromosome A3 unlocalized genomic scaffold, Puncia_PCG_1.0 HiC_scaffold_11, whole genome shotgun sequence and encodes:
- the MEIS1 gene encoding homeobox protein Meis1 isoform X2 codes for the protein MAQRYDDLPHYGGMDGVGIPSTMYGDPHAARSMQPVHHLNHGPPLHSHQYPHTAHTNAMAPSMGSSVNDALKRDKDAIYGHPLFPLLALIFEKCELATCTPREPGVAGGDVCSSESFNEDIAVFAKQIRAEKPLFSSNPELDNLMIQAIQVLRFHLLELEKVHELCDNFCHRYISCLKGKMPIDLVIDDREGGSKSDSEDITRSANLTDQPSWNRDHDDTASTRSGGTPGPSSGGHTSHSGDNSSEQGDGLDNSVASPSTGDDDDPDKDKKRHKKRGIFPKVATNIMRAWLFQHLTHPYPSEEQKKQLAQDTGLTILQVNNWFINARRRIVQPMIDQSNRAGNQGTPYNPDGQPMGGFVMDGQQHMGIRAPGPMSGMGMNMGMEGQWHYM